Proteins co-encoded in one Alphaproteobacteria bacterium PA2 genomic window:
- a CDS encoding chemotaxis response regulator protein-glutamate methylesterase yields the protein MTVRVLIVDDSATMRNLIAAALRADPEIEVLGFANDPLEAREQIKKLNPDVITLDIEMPHMSGLEFLERIMRLRPTPVVMVSTLTQAGAEATITALELGAIDCIGKPMGGVSPSEAFASLTEKVKSAARARVRAYSGPSSTPTNRDANYNPTKDLILGLGSSTGGVEALMTVLADFPANCPPTVITQHMPATFTKSFAERLDKVSGATVTEATDGARLMPGHIYLAPGGDAHLEVVNDLNPTCRLVASETVNGHRPSVDVLFNSIARLKRPKAAAILTGMGRDGAQGLLAIRQAGGRTLGQDESSCVVYGMPKAAFEIGAVEKQVTLTRMGATILSLCSAQTLIQRSA from the coding sequence ATGACTGTCCGTGTCCTGATCGTTGACGATTCCGCCACCATGCGGAACCTGATTGCTGCGGCCCTCCGCGCTGATCCTGAAATCGAAGTCCTTGGCTTCGCCAATGATCCGCTGGAAGCCCGCGAGCAGATCAAGAAGCTGAACCCGGACGTGATCACCCTGGATATCGAGATGCCGCACATGAGCGGACTCGAATTCCTGGAGCGCATCATGCGCCTGCGTCCGACCCCCGTTGTCATGGTGTCAACCCTAACGCAGGCCGGCGCCGAGGCGACCATCACGGCCCTTGAACTGGGCGCCATCGACTGCATCGGCAAACCCATGGGAGGCGTCAGCCCCAGCGAGGCCTTTGCGTCCCTGACGGAAAAAGTGAAGTCCGCCGCCCGAGCCAGGGTGAGGGCTTACAGCGGCCCGTCTTCGACGCCGACGAACCGGGACGCCAACTACAATCCGACCAAGGATCTGATCCTTGGCCTGGGTTCGTCCACGGGCGGGGTTGAGGCCTTGATGACGGTCCTGGCCGATTTCCCCGCCAACTGCCCGCCTACCGTCATCACCCAGCACATGCCGGCAACCTTCACCAAGAGCTTCGCCGAACGCCTGGACAAGGTTTCAGGGGCGACTGTGACTGAAGCAACGGACGGCGCTCGTCTGATGCCGGGGCACATCTATCTGGCCCCTGGTGGCGACGCCCACCTGGAGGTGGTCAACGACCTCAATCCGACCTGCCGCCTTGTGGCCAGCGAGACCGTGAACGGTCATCGCCCATCGGTGGATGTCCTCTTCAATTCCATCGCCAGGCTGAAGCGCCCAAAGGCCGCCGCCATTCTGACCGGCATGGGCCGCGACGGGGCTCAAGGCCTGCTCGCCATCCGCCAGGCTGGGGGTCGAACCCTTGGTCAGGATGAATCCAGCTGCGTCGTCTATGGCATGCCCAAGGCCGCCTTCGAAATCGGCGCCGTTGAGAAGCAGGTCACGCTGACCCGGATGGGCGCTACGATACTGAGCCTTTGCTCGGCGCAAACCCTGATCCAAAGGAGCGCATAA
- a CDS encoding chemotaxis protein — protein sequence MNPFPDNRRPPAPSMVEGEFHFTAEDFQKIAQILHSYAGIALGEGKAALVYSRLAKRLRILGLQNFREYCTLVSDSRQVDERLAMMAALTTNVTRFFREPHHFDHLRDKIMPALAQRARRGGRVRLWSAACSNGQEPYSMAITVLAALPEAPGLDVKILATDIDPNMVAEGRAGIYREEAIEPVPADLRRQWFRKVPDSQTYQVSDELRTLVSFKELNLIGDWPMRGKFDVIFCRNVVIYFDEPTQERIWSRFAPMIEDKGVLYIGHSERVSGPAARLMETDGLTTYSMKERA from the coding sequence ATGAACCCATTCCCCGACAATCGCAGGCCTCCGGCCCCCTCCATGGTGGAGGGCGAATTCCACTTCACGGCCGAAGACTTCCAGAAGATCGCCCAGATCCTCCACTCCTACGCCGGCATCGCCCTGGGCGAGGGCAAGGCGGCGCTGGTCTATTCGCGCCTGGCCAAGCGTCTGCGCATTCTGGGACTGCAGAACTTCAGGGAATACTGCACCCTGGTCTCGGATTCGCGGCAGGTGGACGAGCGGCTGGCCATGATGGCGGCCCTGACCACCAATGTGACCCGCTTCTTCCGTGAGCCGCACCATTTTGACCATCTGCGCGACAAGATCATGCCTGCCCTGGCCCAAAGGGCGCGGCGAGGCGGTCGTGTGCGCCTCTGGTCGGCTGCCTGCTCGAACGGACAGGAGCCCTATTCCATGGCGATCACGGTTCTGGCGGCCCTGCCGGAAGCCCCAGGCCTGGATGTCAAGATTCTGGCCACCGACATCGACCCGAACATGGTCGCCGAAGGCCGCGCCGGAATCTATCGGGAAGAAGCCATCGAGCCGGTTCCGGCTGATCTGCGGCGCCAGTGGTTCCGCAAGGTTCCCGACAGCCAGACCTATCAGGTCAGCGACGAGTTGCGCACGCTGGTGTCCTTCAAGGAACTGAACCTCATTGGCGACTGGCCGATGCGTGGCAAGTTCGACGTCATCTTCTGCCGCAATGTCGTGATCTACTTTGACGAACCGACCCAGGAGCGGATCTGGAGCCGCTTCGCCCCGATGATCGAGGACAAGGGAGTCCTCTATATCGGACATTCCGAGCGCGTGTCTGGTCCTGCAGCCCGGCTGATGGAAACCGACGGTTTGACAACCTATAGCATGAAGGAACGCGCATGA
- a CDS encoding two-component sensor histidine kinase — MGLLILTLIIAQALTFVMLVMTPPPPRSIYRLEEIARALKGGDLATRAGQGLVRSSASRPPRARMPPPPWPPGEDPSLRLAGLLGVDPADVVLFVRPQAPRSLRGGPGMGPEWLPDPGRPPQHHGRHRVVQIHVMTFDGGLAANNFVAALRRADGLWTVVQPGPDPFPNEWHKRLLLWLAGCVLLTVPLSYFFARRITAPISAFARAAEALGRDPTGAILPLSGPAEIGTAARAFNDMQARLKRYIEDRTGMVGAISHDMRTPLSRIRFKLEAAPPSVKSAVLADVEQMEQMITSVLAFIRDASAGRPRERVDLRSILECLVDDAAQMGRNVSLEDGEAVTVTADSLGLARLFGNLVDNAVKYGGEARLKVSIEADEALVEIADRGPGLADSDLERVFTPFYRADSARTLDGGGVGLGLAVARSIARAHGGDVVLAASPEGLTARVRLPL, encoded by the coding sequence ATGGGCCTTCTCATTCTGACCCTGATCATCGCCCAGGCCCTGACCTTCGTCATGCTGGTGATGACGCCGCCGCCCCCCAGGTCGATCTATCGACTCGAAGAGATCGCCAGGGCCCTGAAGGGCGGCGACCTGGCGACGCGTGCCGGGCAAGGTCTGGTCAGGTCCAGCGCAAGCCGGCCTCCCCGGGCCAGGATGCCGCCGCCGCCCTGGCCTCCCGGCGAAGATCCATCACTTCGACTGGCCGGGCTTTTGGGTGTGGACCCTGCCGACGTTGTATTGTTTGTCAGGCCGCAGGCGCCCAGGAGCCTGCGCGGCGGCCCGGGAATGGGGCCTGAGTGGCTGCCAGATCCCGGAAGACCACCCCAGCATCATGGTCGTCACAGGGTTGTCCAGATCCACGTGATGACCTTTGACGGCGGATTGGCGGCGAACAATTTTGTCGCTGCCTTGCGAAGGGCTGACGGGCTCTGGACCGTGGTCCAGCCTGGTCCTGATCCTTTTCCCAATGAGTGGCACAAGCGGTTGCTCCTGTGGCTGGCCGGCTGCGTATTGCTGACCGTGCCCCTCAGCTACTTCTTCGCAAGACGCATCACGGCGCCGATCAGCGCCTTCGCCCGGGCCGCCGAGGCCCTTGGCCGTGATCCGACGGGCGCCATTTTGCCCTTGTCCGGACCAGCTGAAATTGGCACGGCGGCGCGGGCCTTCAACGACATGCAGGCCAGGCTCAAGCGGTATATCGAAGACCGCACCGGCATGGTGGGCGCCATCAGCCACGACATGCGTACGCCCCTGTCCCGCATCCGCTTCAAGCTTGAGGCGGCGCCTCCATCAGTGAAGTCTGCGGTTCTCGCCGATGTTGAGCAGATGGAGCAGATGATCACCTCGGTCCTGGCCTTCATTCGCGACGCCAGCGCCGGGCGGCCGCGGGAAAGGGTCGATCTCAGATCCATCCTTGAATGCCTGGTGGACGACGCCGCCCAGATGGGTCGGAATGTCAGTCTCGAGGACGGTGAGGCTGTGACAGTTACGGCCGACAGCCTTGGCCTGGCGAGGCTGTTCGGCAATCTTGTGGACAATGCGGTCAAGTATGGCGGCGAGGCGCGGCTCAAGGTCTCGATCGAAGCGGATGAGGCCCTGGTCGAAATTGCCGACCGCGGGCCAGGCCTGGCCGATTCAGACCTTGAGAGGGTGTTTACACCCTTCTATCGGGCCGATAGCGCCCGGACCCTAGATGGCGGCGGGGTAGGCCTTGGTCTCGCGGTGGCCCGCTCCATCGCCAGGGCTCATGGTGGGGATGTGGTCCTGGCCGCCAGCCCCGAGGGGCT
- a CDS encoding response regulator, translating to MSKTVLTIDDSRTMREMLNYALVEAGYKVLQAVDGVDGLEVLQAKGDEIDVVITDINMPRMDGFGVIEGVRADPNHRATPILVLTTESDAAKKERARSAGATGWIVKPFNPVKLVEAVRRVAA from the coding sequence GTGAGCAAGACTGTACTGACCATCGATGACAGCCGCACCATGCGGGAAATGCTGAACTACGCTCTCGTGGAAGCAGGCTACAAGGTCCTGCAGGCCGTCGACGGCGTGGATGGACTGGAAGTCCTCCAGGCCAAGGGCGACGAAATCGATGTGGTGATCACCGATATCAACATGCCGCGCATGGATGGCTTCGGCGTCATCGAGGGCGTCCGGGCCGACCCCAACCACCGGGCGACCCCCATCCTCGTCCTGACCACGGAAAGCGACGCCGCCAAAAAGGAGCGGGCCCGTTCGGCCGGCGCCACGGGCTGGATCGTCAAGCCGTTCAATCCCGTCAAGCTGGTCGAAGCTGTTCGCAGAGTCGCCGCCTAA
- a CDS encoding chemotaxis protein CheW produces MTDLATSSSGERRELITFRVGNQEFCVDIMQVREIRGWTTATALPHTPGFMKGVINLRGAVLPIVDLGARIGLTTTDPSARHVIMVINHGARTLGLLVDAVSDIIDVTADMVQPTPDIACDQVKSFVKGLFSIDGRMISLISLERILAETEAEAA; encoded by the coding sequence ATGACTGACCTCGCGACCTCATCCTCCGGCGAACGCCGGGAACTGATCACCTTCCGGGTGGGCAACCAGGAATTCTGCGTGGACATCATGCAGGTCCGGGAAATTCGTGGATGGACCACGGCTACAGCCCTGCCCCACACCCCCGGTTTCATGAAGGGCGTGATCAATCTTCGCGGCGCGGTGCTGCCCATTGTCGATCTCGGCGCCAGGATCGGGCTGACAACCACCGACCCTTCGGCCCGCCATGTCATCATGGTGATCAATCATGGCGCGAGGACCCTGGGTCTGCTGGTGGACGCCGTTTCCGATATCATCGACGTCACCGCCGACATGGTTCAGCCCACGCCGGACATCGCCTGCGACCAGGTGAAGTCCTTCGTAAAAGGTCTGTTCTCAATTGATGGACGGATGATCAGCCTCATTTCCCTTGAGCGCATCCTCGCCGAAACCGAGGCGGAGGCGGCATGA
- a CDS encoding chemotaxis protein CheA, with protein MDPLESIKQTFFQECEELLQDAEQGLLAMEAGDADSETINAVFRAVHSVKGGAGAFGLEDLIRFAHVFETVMDELRSGKMELNDDVAKTLLRAADILVDLVNAARDGGAADEGRTSGMISELRALIGQEGEEEEEDMEDDFDFVPQAVSVGADGAMAPALLDLAPPVSIEPAAPAIEAVTLTGKPVWTVTFAPRAEMYAKANEAGLLLRELSRLGEMEVSFDDSRLPPLDQISAEEAYLSWSVNLTTDADEKAIREVFDFVEDDISLSISQVGGAPAAVDTSKMTDDERAAASAAAPLDVNALLARVTGAAPEPAPAAIVESPAAAQSDDERAKASAEAPLDIAALISKAQSVTPEAPAPAAAAPKAAAPKAAAPAPAPAAQPSTAAGGAPPAVAQPTIRVDLDRVDRLINAVGELVIQQAMLSQRVLESGLARSSNVALGLEDLELLTREIQDSVMAIRAQPVKSVFQRMPRLAREVADMTGKKIKLVMEGEGTEVDKTVIERLTDPITHMLRNAIDHGVEMPDDRVAAGKSPEGLVRLRALHRGGRIVIELQDDGRGINRPRVKGIAVERGLIAEDAVLTDEEIDNLIFLPGFSTADVVSDISGRGVGMDVVRRSIHGLGGRISISSEPGKGSKFTMSLPLTLAVLDGMVVTSAEQTLVAPLSAIVESLTPRAEDIHYIGGKDAVIRIRETFVPLIDVAVALGFRDTPLEAGSGVAVLVESEGGGKAALLVEAIQGQRQVVIKSLEANYQQVEGIAAATILGDGRVALILDVDSLLSTSKRKPAIKGEKRLAS; from the coding sequence TTGGATCCGCTAGAGAGCATCAAACAGACCTTCTTCCAGGAATGCGAAGAACTGTTGCAGGACGCCGAGCAGGGCCTGCTGGCCATGGAGGCCGGCGACGCCGACTCTGAAACCATCAACGCCGTTTTTCGCGCCGTGCACTCCGTCAAGGGCGGCGCTGGCGCCTTCGGCCTTGAGGACCTGATCCGTTTCGCCCACGTCTTTGAAACCGTCATGGACGAGCTTCGCTCGGGCAAGATGGAGCTCAATGACGATGTCGCCAAGACCCTGCTCCGCGCCGCCGACATTCTGGTGGACCTGGTCAACGCCGCCCGGGATGGCGGCGCTGCAGATGAAGGCCGCACCTCCGGCATGATCAGCGAGCTGCGTGCGCTCATCGGCCAGGAAGGCGAAGAGGAAGAAGAAGACATGGAGGACGATTTCGACTTCGTCCCCCAGGCCGTGTCGGTCGGAGCCGACGGCGCCATGGCGCCCGCCCTTCTCGACCTGGCCCCGCCCGTGTCCATCGAACCGGCGGCGCCAGCCATCGAAGCCGTTACCCTGACCGGCAAGCCCGTCTGGACGGTGACCTTCGCCCCCAGGGCGGAAATGTACGCCAAGGCAAATGAAGCGGGACTACTGCTTCGTGAGCTCTCACGGCTGGGCGAAATGGAAGTCAGCTTCGACGACAGCCGCCTGCCGCCCCTCGACCAGATCTCGGCCGAGGAAGCCTATCTCAGCTGGTCCGTGAACCTGACCACTGACGCCGACGAAAAGGCCATCCGCGAGGTCTTCGATTTCGTGGAAGACGATATCAGCCTCTCTATTTCCCAGGTTGGCGGCGCGCCTGCAGCTGTCGATACTTCGAAAATGACGGACGACGAGCGGGCCGCAGCCTCTGCAGCGGCGCCCCTGGACGTCAACGCCCTCCTCGCCAGGGTGACCGGCGCTGCGCCTGAGCCGGCGCCCGCCGCAATTGTCGAGTCTCCAGCCGCAGCCCAGTCGGATGACGAGCGGGCCAAGGCCTCGGCAGAAGCGCCCCTCGACATCGCCGCCCTGATCTCAAAGGCCCAGAGTGTGACACCGGAAGCCCCGGCTCCGGCCGCTGCAGCCCCGAAAGCGGCGGCGCCAAAGGCCGCCGCGCCAGCGCCCGCGCCTGCTGCACAACCTTCCACGGCTGCTGGCGGGGCTCCGCCCGCCGTGGCCCAACCTACCATCCGCGTCGACCTCGACCGCGTAGACCGCCTCATCAACGCGGTTGGCGAACTGGTGATCCAGCAGGCCATGCTGTCACAGCGGGTGCTGGAAAGCGGTCTGGCGCGATCTTCCAACGTGGCCCTTGGTCTCGAGGACCTGGAACTGCTGACCCGGGAAATCCAGGACAGCGTCATGGCGATCCGCGCCCAGCCGGTGAAATCGGTCTTCCAGCGGATGCCACGCCTGGCCCGCGAAGTGGCCGACATGACCGGCAAGAAGATCAAGCTGGTCATGGAAGGCGAAGGCACCGAGGTCGACAAGACCGTCATTGAGCGCCTGACCGATCCGATCACCCACATGCTGCGCAACGCCATCGACCATGGCGTTGAAATGCCCGACGACCGGGTCGCCGCCGGCAAGTCGCCGGAGGGCCTGGTACGACTGCGCGCCCTGCACCGCGGTGGCCGGATCGTGATCGAACTGCAGGACGACGGCCGCGGCATCAACCGGCCCAGGGTCAAGGGCATTGCGGTGGAGCGCGGCCTGATCGCCGAGGACGCCGTCCTGACGGACGAGGAAATCGACAACCTGATCTTCCTGCCGGGCTTCTCGACCGCCGATGTGGTTTCCGACATCTCCGGTCGCGGCGTCGGCATGGACGTGGTCCGCCGCTCGATCCATGGCCTGGGCGGCCGGATTTCAATCAGTTCCGAACCCGGCAAGGGTTCGAAGTTCACCATGTCCCTGCCCCTTACCCTGGCGGTCCTGGACGGCATGGTGGTGACCAGCGCCGAACAGACCCTGGTCGCGCCCCTGTCGGCCATTGTCGAAAGCCTGACCCCCCGGGCGGAAGACATCCACTATATCGGCGGCAAGGACGCGGTGATCCGCATCCGCGAGACCTTTGTCCCGCTGATCGATGTGGCCGTGGCCCTGGGCTTCCGCGACACTCCGCTGGAAGCCGGCTCGGGCGTCGCCGTCCTGGTCGAAAGCGAAGGCGGCGGAAAGGCCGCACTCCTGGTCGAAGCGATCCAGGGACAGCGGCAGGTCGTGATCAAGAGCCTTGAGGCCAATTATCAGCAGGTCGAAGGCATTGCCGCAGCGACCATTCTGGGCGACGGCCGCGTCGCCCTGATCCTCGATGTCGACTCCCTGCTGTCCACCTCAAAGCGCAAACCGGCCATCAAGGGCGAAAAGCGATTGGCGAGCTGA
- a CDS encoding DNA-binding response regulator, with translation MTVTDQPQPQILIVDDDGDLRSGIADYLSQHGYAVQVAADAISMEAVLQTAPVDLIVLDVMLPGEDGLSICRRLSETGGPAVIILSAMGEEMDRILGLELGADDYLPKPCSPRELLARVRAVLRRREETPGGGAPKGRSTYFNGFALDRLRRSLKTPGGVNVILTGGEYALLCVFLANPQRILSRDELIEGARGSDADVFDRAIDVQISRLRRKLNDGAPQEIIRTYRGAGYLFDAKVTRP, from the coding sequence ATGACCGTCACAGACCAACCCCAGCCGCAGATCCTGATTGTCGACGATGACGGCGATCTGCGGTCGGGTATTGCCGATTATCTCTCCCAGCATGGATATGCCGTCCAGGTGGCCGCTGACGCCATCAGCATGGAAGCAGTGCTGCAGACGGCCCCTGTCGACCTCATTGTCCTGGATGTCATGCTGCCCGGCGAAGACGGGCTCAGCATCTGCCGCCGACTCTCAGAGACCGGCGGGCCAGCCGTCATCATCCTGTCGGCCATGGGCGAGGAGATGGACAGGATTCTGGGCCTGGAGCTGGGGGCGGACGACTATCTGCCAAAGCCCTGCAGTCCGCGGGAGCTTCTGGCGCGGGTGCGGGCCGTCCTGCGACGCCGGGAAGAGACCCCGGGCGGCGGCGCGCCAAAGGGACGATCGACCTATTTCAACGGTTTTGCCCTGGATCGCCTGCGCCGCAGCCTCAAGACCCCCGGCGGGGTCAATGTCATTCTGACCGGCGGGGAATACGCCCTTCTGTGCGTCTTCCTGGCCAACCCACAGCGCATCCTCTCCCGCGACGAGCTGATCGAGGGCGCGCGCGGCTCTGACGCCGATGTCTTTGATCGCGCCATTGATGTCCAGATCAGCCGCCTCAGGAGAAAGCTCAATGATGGCGCGCCCCAGGAAATCATCCGCACCTATCGGGGGGCCGGCTATCTCTTCGATGCGAAGGTGACGCGGCCGTGA
- a CDS encoding chemotaxis protein CheX, which translates to MTAADAASASPARLSLVPNLDLQAAEPLRAELMALRGRPLTIDAAEVNRLGGLCLQVLMSARKIWSEDGHPLTVDQPSSAFSEQLAGFGGPELNSHLEGATS; encoded by the coding sequence ATGACCGCAGCCGACGCCGCCTCAGCCTCCCCGGCACGGCTCAGCCTCGTTCCCAATCTCGATTTGCAGGCAGCCGAACCTCTGCGCGCCGAACTCATGGCCTTGCGCGGCCGGCCCCTGACCATAGACGCAGCTGAAGTGAACCGTTTGGGCGGGCTCTGCCTGCAGGTTCTGATGTCTGCACGCAAGATCTGGTCCGAAGACGGCCATCCATTAACCGTGGATCAACCGTCTTCGGCTTTCTCGGAACAGCTGGCGGGGTTTGGCGGCCCCGAGCTGAACAGCCATCTTGAAGGGGCGACTTCGTGA
- a CDS encoding chemotaxis protein CheD (catalyzes the conversion of glutamine residues to glutamate on methyl-accepting chemotaxis receptors) translates to MGASAFQIGMKKIHVIQGEHYVTSDPDVVLTTILGSCVAVCLRDVANGIGGMNHFLLPEGPSDGTGESRRYGAFAMELLINDVLKMGGMRRNLEGKLFGGARMSSGLTDIGAKNAAFAEQFMADEGIDVVSRSLGGFEARRIQYWPILGKAQQRTVSNAREVARLDEAPKLTSKIFTKDEGSLELF, encoded by the coding sequence ATGGGAGCATCCGCCTTCCAGATCGGCATGAAGAAGATTCATGTGATTCAGGGTGAACACTATGTCACGTCTGATCCAGACGTCGTTCTGACGACGATTCTTGGCAGCTGCGTTGCGGTTTGTCTGCGCGACGTGGCCAACGGCATAGGCGGCATGAACCACTTTCTTCTGCCCGAAGGACCTTCAGATGGCACCGGCGAAAGCCGACGCTATGGGGCTTTCGCCATGGAACTTCTGATAAATGACGTCCTGAAGATGGGGGGGATGCGACGCAACCTCGAGGGCAAGCTCTTTGGCGGCGCCCGCATGTCCAGCGGTCTGACGGATATCGGCGCCAAGAACGCCGCCTTTGCCGAGCAGTTCATGGCCGACGAAGGCATTGACGTTGTCAGTCGCAGCCTGGGTGGATTTGAGGCCCGGCGCATTCAGTATTGGCCAATTCTGGGCAAGGCCCAGCAGCGGACAGTCAGCAATGCCCGCGAAGTGGCGCGTCTGGACGAGGCGCCCAAGCTCACCTCCAAGATCTTCACGAAGGACGAAGGGTCTCTGGAACTGTTTTAA